In a genomic window of Spirochaetota bacterium:
- a CDS encoding transposase, with amino-acid sequence MARKLRVQMPGLTYHITSRCIEWRNMLEEEYFKACFVEILRRAKEKYPFKLIAYCIMDNHIHLVIRTVDDGAPIGRIMQYIKARFAELYNKVTGRTGPFWNERYKDSIVEFAKDGFHYLLWLLWYLAYNPVRKNLCSDPTTYTYSSIKAYLQEDADVGVPIDYHDYFKELGKTFAERVKRFMCYDAIYRKRYSIVGWV; translated from the coding sequence ATGGCACGGAAATTGCGTGTACAGATGCCCGGTCTTACCTATCACATTACTTCTCGCTGCATTGAGTGGCGAAATATGTTAGAAGAAGAGTACTTTAAAGCCTGTTTTGTGGAAATTTTACGCAGAGCAAAAGAAAAATACCCGTTTAAGCTTATTGCCTACTGTATTATGGACAATCACATCCATTTGGTTATTCGCACGGTAGATGATGGAGCACCTATAGGGCGCATTATGCAGTATATAAAAGCGCGATTTGCAGAACTGTATAATAAGGTTACCGGAAGGACTGGTCCTTTCTGGAATGAGCGGTATAAGGATAGTATTGTAGAATTTGCAAAAGATGGATTTCACTATTTGTTGTGGTTGTTGTGGTATTTAGCGTATAATCCGGTACGGAAAAATTTATGCTCTGACCCCACTACATACACTTACAGCAGCATAAAAGCATATTTACAGGAGGATGCTGATGTAGGGGTGCCAATAGATTACCATGACTATTTTAAAGAGTTAGGGAAAACATTTGCCGAAAGGGTAAAAAGATTTATGTGCTACGATGCAATATATCGCAAGCGGTATTCTATTGTGGGATGGGTGTAG
- a CDS encoding FAD-dependent oxidoreductase, which produces MHYCIIGNGVAGTEAALAIRSQDSSSAITIITQSAYHMYYRPRLIEYLAGDIKPENLYIYKPATYDEKHIEVLFKTEVIDIDTKNKYITLHHGSKIKYDKLCIATGATPSVPSIPGITSQGVFSVRTIDDADAIINHINNASNKNVVVIGGGLLGLETAYSLCKRGCSVTVIEFFDRLLPRQLDGDGATIVKKLLEQKGLQFVLGDSVTEIMGDSSAQIVICKSGKKLTASTVIFSMGIKPETTLAKNAGILVNRGIVIDNYLQTSEPDIFAAGDPTEYNGICYGIWPAAREQGKLAGLNMAGVKQEYKGTLHSVLLKITGIDLYSAGDFTKEDTQSIVHKADSIYVKFLYNNTEPVAAIVIGDMNIIKLARNVMEKKAEIGELIGKFT; this is translated from the coding sequence ATGCATTACTGTATTATTGGCAATGGCGTTGCAGGCACCGAAGCAGCGCTGGCTATTCGTTCACAGGATAGTTCATCAGCAATTACTATTATAACCCAATCAGCCTATCACATGTACTATCGCCCACGCCTCATTGAATACTTAGCTGGTGATATTAAACCGGAAAATCTGTATATTTACAAACCTGCAACCTATGATGAAAAACACATTGAAGTTTTGTTTAAAACTGAAGTCATTGATATTGATACAAAGAATAAATATATAACATTGCATCATGGATCAAAGATTAAATACGACAAACTTTGTATTGCCACTGGTGCCACTCCTTCCGTGCCATCCATACCTGGCATCACGTCACAGGGTGTTTTCAGCGTTCGCACTATTGATGATGCAGATGCTATTATTAACCATATAAACAACGCATCTAACAAAAATGTTGTAGTGATTGGTGGTGGCCTTTTGGGACTGGAAACTGCATACAGTTTGTGCAAGCGGGGATGCAGCGTAACAGTTATTGAATTTTTTGATAGGCTCCTGCCGCGCCAGCTTGATGGTGATGGAGCAACCATTGTAAAAAAGCTTCTTGAGCAAAAGGGATTACAGTTTGTATTAGGTGATTCGGTTACGGAAATTATGGGCGATAGTTCCGCACAAATAGTCATCTGCAAATCAGGGAAAAAACTTACCGCAAGCACTGTGATATTCTCAATGGGAATTAAACCAGAGACTACCCTGGCAAAGAATGCAGGGATTTTGGTAAACCGTGGAATAGTTATTGATAATTATCTGCAAACTTCCGAACCGGATATTTTTGCTGCGGGAGATCCAACTGAATACAATGGAATATGTTATGGAATATGGCCTGCCGCACGCGAACAGGGGAAGCTTGCAGGATTAAATATGGCAGGAGTTAAACAGGAATACAAGGGTACATTGCATTCAGTATTGTTAAAAATAACAGGCATTGACCTTTACTCGGCAGGTGATTTTACTAAAGAAGACACTCAATCCATAGTTCATAAAGCCGACAGCATATACGTAAAGTTTTTATATAATAATACTGAACCTGTGGCAGCAATTGTCATTGGTGACATGAATATTATAAAACTTGCCCGCAACGTTATGGAAAAAAAAGCTGAGATTGGTGAACTAATTGGGAAGTTTACATGA
- a CDS encoding pyridoxal phosphate-dependent aminotransferase, whose amino-acid sequence MNYRTMLSQRAHEFTSFIVMDVMAKAEELERKGEHVIHLEVGEPDFMTPKIIEEAAIEALKKQKIKYTHALGLLELREAICEYYYDEYNVSLSPDQILVTTGTSPALLFAMLAILNPGEDVIVSNPRYPCYQNFIIAAGGIVNEIITYPEEGFQYRPDDIKKKITPKTKAIMLNSPCNPTGIVMSKDALQTIAQFDKQFIISDEIYHGLVYKDRAHSILEFTDKAFVINGFSKLYAMTGWRLGYCIFPKEFSNVMQRIHQNFMISANNFIQWAGIAALRHAKQDVEHMRNTYNIRRKYMIQRLQSMGFTIHVEPTGAFYVFADARAFCSDSYTEAFNIIEKVKVGVTPGIDFGSAGQGFLRFSYATSLENIQEGLNRIEKYLKEK is encoded by the coding sequence ATGAACTATCGCACTATGCTATCACAACGTGCACATGAATTTACATCATTTATTGTTATGGATGTTATGGCAAAGGCCGAAGAGCTGGAACGCAAAGGTGAGCATGTGATTCACTTAGAAGTTGGGGAGCCTGATTTCATGACACCCAAAATTATTGAAGAAGCTGCCATAGAAGCATTGAAAAAACAAAAAATAAAATATACCCACGCGTTGGGTTTACTGGAATTGCGTGAAGCAATCTGTGAATATTATTACGATGAATATAATGTGTCACTATCACCTGATCAGATACTGGTTACTACAGGGACTTCACCTGCGCTTCTTTTTGCCATGCTTGCTATACTTAATCCCGGTGAAGATGTTATTGTATCAAATCCTCGCTATCCGTGTTATCAAAATTTTATCATTGCAGCAGGAGGAATTGTAAATGAAATAATAACCTATCCCGAAGAAGGTTTTCAGTATAGACCTGACGACATAAAGAAAAAAATAACCCCCAAAACTAAAGCTATTATGTTAAATTCACCCTGTAATCCAACAGGCATTGTCATGAGTAAAGACGCACTGCAGACAATAGCTCAGTTTGATAAACAATTTATCATTTCAGATGAAATTTATCATGGCCTTGTCTATAAAGATAGAGCGCATTCCATACTTGAATTTACTGATAAGGCATTTGTTATAAATGGCTTTTCCAAACTCTATGCAATGACAGGTTGGCGATTAGGCTATTGCATTTTCCCAAAAGAATTTTCAAACGTAATGCAGCGTATTCATCAAAATTTTATGATTTCGGCAAATAACTTTATTCAGTGGGCTGGTATTGCCGCATTACGACACGCAAAGCAGGATGTTGAACATATGCGCAATACATACAACATCAGGCGTAAATATATGATTCAGCGATTACAATCAATGGGATTTACAATCCATGTTGAGCCAACAGGCGCATTCTATGTGTTTGCAGATGCACGTGCTTTCTGTAGTGATTCATATACAGAAGCATTCAATATAATAGAGAAAGTTAAAGTTGGAGTAACTCCTGGTATTGATTTTGGTAGCGCCGGCCAGGGTTTTTTACGATTTTCGTATGCAACATCGTTGGAAAATATTCAAGAAGGCTTAAACAGAATTGAAAAGTATCTCAAAGAGAAGTAG